A region of Muntiacus reevesi chromosome 11, mMunRee1.1, whole genome shotgun sequence DNA encodes the following proteins:
- the ALOX5AP gene encoding arachidonate 5-lipoxygenase-activating protein, whose translation MDQEAVGNIVLLAIVTLISVVQNGFFAHKVEHESKTHNGRSFQRTGTLAFERVYTANQNCVDAYPTFLVMLWSAGLLCSQVPAAFAGLMYLFVRQKYFVGYLGERTQSTPGYIFGKRIILFLFVMSLAGILNYFLIALFGSDFENYIKTITTTISPLLLIP comes from the exons ATGGACCAAGAAGCCGTGGGCAATATCGTCCTGCTGGCCATTGTCACCCTCATCAGCGTGGTCCAAAACG GGTTCTTTGCCCACAAGGTGGAGCACGAAAGCAAGACCCACAACGGGCGGAGTTTCCAGAGGACGGGGACGCTGGCCTTCGAGCGGGTCTACACTGCCAA CCAGAACTGTGTGGATGCCTACCCCACCTTCCTCGTCATGCTCTGGAGCGCTGGGCTTCTCTGCAGCCAAG TTCCTGCTGCCTTTGCTGGACTGATGTACCTGTTCGTGAGGCAGAAGTACTTCGTTGGCTACCTGGGGGAGAGAACTCAGAG CACGCCTGGTTACATATTTGGGAAACGCATTATCCTGTTCCTATTCGTCATGTCCCTCGCTGGGATACTCAACTATTTCCTCATCGCCCTTTTCGGAAGTGACTTTGAAAACTACATCaagaccatcaccaccaccatctcccctCTCCTTCTCATCCCTTGA